The Thioalkalivibrio sulfidiphilus HL-EbGr7 genome includes the window AGGGTGTAGGCCAGGTAGCGCACGTTGGCCTCAAGGCTCGCCTTGGCCAGGCCCATGACGTTGTAGCTGGGCATGGCACGCACCGCGCCCAGGTAGCTCAGGGTGATGATGGAGGCATTGCGGTCCTTCATCATGTGGCGTCCGGCCTTGGCGAGCGCCGCCAGGCTGTAGGAGCTGATGTCGTGGGCGATGCGGAAGCCGTCGCGGGTGATGTTGTCCAGGAAGTCGCCCTCCAACTCCTCCTTGGGCGCGAAGGCCACCGAGTGCACCAGCACGTCCAGGCTGTCCCAGTAGTTGTCCAGGTGCTCGAACACCGCTTCCACTTCCTGGTCGCTTTCCACGTTGCAGGGCACCACGATGTCGGAATCGAATTCCGCGGCGAATTTCTCCACCCTCTCCTTGAGACGCTCGTTCTGGTAGGTGAAGGCCAGTTCGGCGCCTTCACGCTTCATGGCCTGGGCGATGCCGTAGGCGATGGATCGGTTGCTGGCCACGCCGACGATCAGGGCGCGCTTGCCGGTGAGAAAACCCATGTGATTCTCCTGTGCTTGGGTGCCGCGCATGTTCGGTCGCTGCGCGGTCGAATGAACCTGCTCACCGATGGGGAGTCTGAACGCAACGGATGGCCTCGAACGGCACGGGCTGCCACATCACCCATCGGGGATGGCCGCATCATACTATCGCCCCGTGCCGGCGTTCCACTCCGCTGCTCGCAATCCGGTCCGCTGCCGCGCGGCGCGCGGGGCGGATGAAACGGACGCGGAATCCATCTATAGTCGAGGCGACTTTGCATACGAACGAGCCGAGACGGCCTCCCTGGTGAGGCCGCAATCGGCCTGGATGGACACGGAGCCCCATGGAAACACGTTTTGCCGCCAAAGACCTGACCCTGATCCTTGGCCTGGTCATCCTGGGCGTGATGCTGATCCTGCTCATGTACCAGGTGGACCGCCAGTGGAGCCGCATGAGCGAGATGCAGCGGGCCATGCAGGAGCAGTCCGACGATCTGCGTCGGCTGCGCGTGGCCCTGCAGTCCCTGGAGACCCGGGTGCGCAGCGGCGTGGCCGTGGGTGCAGGGGAGGGGGATCAGCTGGCCGATGTCCCGCCCGCCTTCCGGCGCGCGCAACAGGCCGCCGCCCAGCCCGACTTCGCCCCCGGCGACTGGCTGGTGCAGGCCTTCCCCACGGGGCTGAGCACCATCACCCCTCTGGTGTCCGCCGACGCCTATTCCCGGGAGGTGCAGAACTACGTGCTGGAGTCCCTGATCACCCGGGATCCGGACACCCTGGAATGGCAGGGCCTGATCGCCCGGGACTGGACCATCAGCGAGGACGGACTCACCATCACCTTCCGCATGCGCCCCGACGTGAACTTCTCCGACGG containing:
- a CDS encoding enoyl-ACP reductase FabI; the protein is MGFLTGKRALIVGVASNRSIAYGIAQAMKREGAELAFTYQNERLKERVEKFAAEFDSDIVVPCNVESDQEVEAVFEHLDNYWDSLDVLVHSVAFAPKEELEGDFLDNITRDGFRIAHDISSYSLAALAKAGRHMMKDRNASIITLSYLGAVRAMPSYNVMGLAKASLEANVRYLAYTLGPEGTRVNAISAGPIRTLAAAGIGDFRKILDHVEKNAPLRRNVTIEDVGNTGAFLASDLSSGITGEVLYVDSGYNIIGLGPAEV